A genome region from Euphorbia lathyris chromosome 4, ddEupLath1.1, whole genome shotgun sequence includes the following:
- the LOC136225847 gene encoding probable inactive receptor-like protein kinase At3g56050 codes for MDKRNWKFSRLGVLLLFLLHQNLILCWSLNDEGLALLKFREKIESDPYDALENWKDEDGVFDPCSWHGVECSDGRVVILNLKDLCLHGTVASDLRNLGHIKSIILRNNSFTGTIPEGLGELKELEVLDLGYNDFRGLLPSDLGNNLSLTILLLDNNRLLGNLAPEVHQLKMFSEFQVDENQLSGGAKESCCNRRSITRNVGQTENGVNRRILQFSRSGPPSPYARTRFFVPFPPMTPSPPLAQNPPSIVPSSPDPNITAPSPSPAPSPEANVTSLSPNASSSNSLPSPTPKKSSSSKPHIAIIAGAVGASALAIISIASIYFCKVSKSAVKPWATGLSGQLQKAFVTGVPNLKRSELEAGCEDFSNVIGSSPIGSLYKGTLSSGVEIAVASVEVTSSNDWTRSLELQFRKKIETLSKVNHKNFVNLIGYCEEEQPFTRMLVFEYAPNGTLFEHLHIKESEHLDWGMRLRIAMGMAYCLEHMHQLNPLITHNNLSSSAISLTEDYAAKISDLSFSNVITAIDTETSGKKFLDAPTADPEANVYSFGVLLFEILTGRLPYTVDNESLQDWASDYLRGDQPLKEKADPTLESFDEKQMERIGEVIKSCVQPDPKRRPPMREITAILREITGIAPDAATPKLSPLWWAELEIMSPDAS; via the exons ATGGATAAGAGGAACTGGAAATTTAGTCGATTGGGAGTTCTGTTGCTGTTTTTGCTTCATCAGAACTTGATTCTTTGTTGGTCGCTCAACGATGAAG GATTGGCTTTGTTGAAGTTTAGGGAGAAAATAGAAAGTGATCCGTACGATGCGTTGGAGAACTGGAAGGACGAGGATGGAGTTTTTGATCCGTGTTCCTGGCATGGAGTTGAGTGCTCTGACGGCAGAGTTGTGATTTT GAACTTGAAAGATCTTTGTCTTCATGGAACGGTAGCATCTGATCTCAGAAATCTTGGACACATTAAGTCTAT TATTTTGCGCAACAATTCTTTTACTGGCACCATTCCTGAAGGGTTAGGAGAGTTGAAGGAGTTGGAAGTGCTAGATTTGGGATACAATGATTTCAGAGGGCTGCTTCCATCTGACCTTGGGAATAATCTCTCTTTAACAATCCT TCTCTTGGACAACAATAGACTGCTTGGAAATTTAGCACCTGAAGTTCACCAACTGAAGATGTTTTCCGAGTTTCAAGTAGATGAAAACCAACTATCTGGTGGAGCAAAAGAATCATGCTGCAACCGAAGATCTATTACACG GAATGTTGGACAAACTGAAAATGGAGTTAACAGACGAATTCTGCAATTCAGCAGAAGTGGCCCTCCATCACCATATGCTCGAACCAGATTCTTTGTTCCATTTCCTCCAATGACGCCGTCACCTCCCCTAGCCCAGAACCCTCCATCTATAGTGCCATCATCTCCTGACCCTAACATAACTGCCCCTTCACCATCACCAGCACCATCACCAGAGGCAAATGTGACTTCCCTTTCTCCAAACGCTTCCTCTTCAAATTCTTTGCCCTCACCTACTCCTAAAAAATCTTCATCTTCAAAACCTCATATTGCAATAATTGCTGGAGCAGTTGGTGCATCCGCTCTTGCTATCATTTCCATTGCCAGCATATATTTTTGTAAAGTTAGCAAGTCTGCTGTGAAACCCTGGGCCACAGGATTGAGCGGGCAGCTCCAAAAAGCATTTGTAACTG GTGTGCCAAATCTTAAGCGATCTGAGCTTGAAGCAGGCTGTGAAGATTTCAGTAATGTAATTGGTTCTTCACCAATTGGTAGTTTGTACAAGGGAACATTATCCAGTGGAGTCGAAATAGCTGTAGCTTCTGTTGAAGTAACATCTTCGAACGATTGGACAAGGAGTTTAGAACTCCAGTTTAGGAAAAAG ATTGAAACATTATCAAAAGTAAACCACAAGAATTTTGTCAACCTTATCGGATATTGTGAGGAGGAACAGCCTTTCACAAGAATGCTGGTTTTTGAATACGCTCCAAACGGAACACTTTTTGAGCATTTACACA TTAAAGAATCTGAGCATCTGGACTGGGGAATGCGGCTGAGAATTGCAATGGGCATGGCTTACTGTCTCGAGCATATGCACCAGCTGAACCCGCTGATCACCCATAACAATCTGAGCTCCTCCGCCATCTCTCTCACTGAAGATTACGCAGCCAAAATTTCCGACTTAAGTTTTTCAAATGTGATAACAGCGATTGATACAGAAACATCCGGAAAGAAGTTCTTAGATGCTCCTACAGCAGATCCAGAAGCTAACGTATACAGTTTCGGCGTCCTATTATTCGAGATCTTAACTGGTAGACTACCTTACACTGTTGACAATGAATCACTACAAGACTGGGCATCAGACTATTTGAGAGGCGATCAACCCCTTAAAGAAAAGGCGGATCCAACTCTCGAATCATTTGACGAGAAACAGATGGAGAGAATTGGTGAAGTGATAAAATCTTGTGTGCAGCCGGACCCGAAACGAAGACCACCAATGAGAGAAATCACTGCAATATTAAGAGAGATAACAGGAATAGCACCTGATGCAGCTACACCGAAACTTTCTCCTCTTTGGTGGGCAGAGCTTGAAATTATGTCACCAGATGCTAGCTAG